In Arachis hypogaea cultivar Tifrunner chromosome 2, arahy.Tifrunner.gnm2.J5K5, whole genome shotgun sequence, a genomic segment contains:
- the LOC112749462 gene encoding uncharacterized protein: MELSQEWRSFFPIGTPGGAPLLLSEPTTTTLGPLKFNPDTNSLNPLFSFSVFPSLLHLPPILSPSRFLSSHSLLPSTASSLSSFAQNNAISPSSYFLTNRLHLLTYPDRKTAIVFFPTGPNDDKIGFFMLSVTDSKLQVHLDGNDDIFRAEMGSSSAHHILKILVNPILEPPPYSGNDSSSPVIGYLSACTLYSVHWFIVKHSSIFDRPVMLYVGGKVFKSSSVVHACWSPHILEESVVLLESGQLFLFDLESHYHGLSTSFKGTRLKVLWNDSGYCSDCVWVSCEFSWHPRILVVARSDAVFLVDLRSKECNVSCLMKIDMFRMYAPSEIEQFLALSKAGPNHFFCAVASSSLLLLIDVRKPMMPVLQWMHNIDEPCYVTVLSLSTLRSNSREDGFKLASESGYCIILGSFWNCEFNLFCYGPELPFRKGYIASKLSNINKAFCAWELPSDIDLSGCKCHCGDCLLREELSKDALPEWIDWQLKKEIVMGFGILSSDLAALLCEPDENGGFTLIRLLSSGKFELQRYHACRAPTRNLDHCHKEELWLDKHLHPFSEEEYKFPKRFHHLKLAYLQAYVSDSLSKLLHRKLEKSHMQTRQKESSASKVHEFLCEKLNACGFGRLRSSAATAAVFKDIKPPTSLHEVALRRLWADLPMEVLQLAFLNYSQCPQVVNKHKVALDFLALPDLPQLPPFFLRKSSHHDNDDIVGPVRPFPFLLVLNEFYNGCSTLEDDEFSIEAELGLKYNEVMKVASNITVSTDCSTEISLSEDQEEAWDGSLKRKSFFSYRPMAFNCSAKDFVTGNSVYSDEIYDTFIFHVRKSREQTKPLGQEVFDDHCPVELSLHAPLEISEPQGLKAYNLLKKHMSKWEQHFDLYKEFCIQSRFESGS, translated from the coding sequence ATGGAGTTATCACAGGAATGGAGGTCCTTCTTCCCAATCGGAACACCTGGTGGCGCCCCTCTTCTCCTTTCtgaaccaaccaccaccactttagGCCCCCTCAAATTCAACCCTGACACTAACTCCCTCAATCCTCTCTTCTCCTTTTCTGTCTTCCCCTCTCTCCTTCACCTTCCTCCCATTCTCTCACCCTCCCGTTTTCTCTCTTCCCATTCCCTCCTCCCTTCAACTGcttcttctctctcctccttcGCCCAAAACAATGCCATTTCCCCGTCCTCCTATTTCCTTACTAACCGCCTCCACCTCCTCACTTATCCAGATCGCAAAACTGCCATTGTTTTCTTCCCCACTGGGCCGAACGATGACAAAATCGGGTTTTTCATGCTCTCCGTCACAGACTCCAAGTTGCAAGTCCACCTTGACGGAAACGATGATATTTTCCGTGCGGAGATGGGATCCTCCTCTGCTCACCATATACTGAAAATTTTGGTGAACCCTATTCTTGAACCTCCTCCCTATTCGGGTAATGATTCCTCTTCTCCTGTTATTGGGTATTTGTCGGCTTGTACTCTCTATTCTGTGCACTGGTTCATTGTGAAGCATAGTTCTATTTTCGATAGGCCTGTTATGTTATATGTGGGCGGTAAAGTTTTCAAGAGTTCTTCCGTTGTTCATGCTTGTTGGAGCCCTCATATATTGGAAGAGAGTGTGGTGTTGTTAGAAAGTGGTCAATTGTTCTTGTTTGATTTGGAGTCTCATTATCATGGTTTGAGTACTTCTTTTAAGGGGACTAGGTTGAAAGTTCTGTGGAATGATTCGGGTTATTGTAGTGATTGTGTGTGGGTGAGCTGTGAATTTAGTTGGCATCCTCGGATTTTGGTGGTTGCTCGCTCTGATGCTGTTTTCTTAGTTGACTTGAGATCCAAGGAATGTAACGTGAGTTGCCTAATGAAGATTGATATGTTCCGTATGTATGCTCCAAGCGAAATCGAGCAGTTTCTTGCCTTGTCAAAGGCAGGTCCTAACCATTTCTTCTGCGCAGTGGCTTCTAGCAGTCTTTTACTTCTCATTGATGTGAGGAAGCCTATGATGCCAGTGTTACAATGGATGCATAATATTGATGAGCCTTGTTATGTAACTGTGCTAAGCTTGTCTACCTTGAGGTCCAACTCAAGGGAAGATGGTTTCAAGTTGGCTTCTGAGTCTGGATATTGCATTATACTGGGATCATTTTGGAATTGTGAGTTTAATCTCTTCTGTTATGGACCTGAATTGCCATTCCGAAAAGGATATATTGCTTCGAAGCTTTCAAATATTAACAAAGCATTCTGTGCCTGGGAGCTTCCGTCTGATATTGATTTATCTGGCTGCAAGTGTCATTGTGGAGATTGTCTCTTAAGGGAAGAGCTGTCAAAGGACGCTCTTCCTGAATGGATTGATTGGCAGCTGAAGAAAGAGATTGTCATGGGTTTTGGAATTTTAAGCAGTGACCTGGCTGCCCTACTTTGTGAACCAGATGAAAATGGTGGATTTACACTGATAAGGCTGTTGTCATCTGGAAAGTTTGAATTGCAAAGATATCATGCTTGTCGGGCTCCAACTAGGAACTTAGATCATTGCCACAAAGAAGAATTATGGCTGGACAAACACTTGCATCCCTTCAGTGAGGAGGAATACAAATTTCCAAAAAGATTTCATCACCTAAAATTGGCTTACCTTCAGGCATATGTTAGTGATAGTCTTTCTAAATTGCTACACAGGAAACTAGAAAAGAGTCACATGCAAACTCGACAGAAGGAATCTTCTGCGAGTAAAGTGCATGAGTTTTTGTGTGagaaattaaatgcttgtggGTTTGGTCGGTTAAGATCATCTGCTGCAACTGCTGCTGTCTTTAAAGATATAAAACCACCAACAAGCCTTCATGAAGTTGCTTTAAGGAGACTTTGGGCTGACTTGCCTATGGAGGTGTTGCAATtggcatttttaaattattctcagTGTCCGCAAGTTGTAAACAAGCATAAGGTAGCTTTAGATTTCTTAGCTTTACCTGACCTTCCTCAGTTGCCTCCATTCTTCTTACGGAAATCTTCACACCACGACAATGATGACATTGTGGGTCCAGTTAGGCCATTTCCATTTCTACTTGTGCTAAATGAATTTTACAACGGGTGCTCAACTTTGGAAGATGACGAGTTTTCTATAGAAGCAGAGCTTGGCCTCAAGTACAATGAAGTAATGAAGGTGGCTAGTAACATAACTGTTTCAACTGATTGCTCTACGGAGATATCTCTTTCTGAGGATCAAGAGGAAGCTTGGGATGGTTCCTTGAAACgaaaatcttttttttcatatcGGCCAATGGCATTCAATTGCTCTGCCAAAGATTTTGTTACAGGGAACTCTGTTTATAGTGATGAAATTTATGATACATTTATATTCCATGTCCGGAAGTCCAGGGAGCAGACAAAGCCTCTTGGACAAGAGGTATTTGATGATCATTGCCCTGTTGAGTTGAGTCTTCATGCTCCATTAGAAATCTCTGAACCTCAAGGTTTAAAAGCATATAATCTACTGAAGAAACATATGTCAAAATGGGAACAACATTTTGATTTGTATAAGGAGTTTTGTATCCAATCTAGATTTGAAAGTGGTAGTTAA